GTTTCAACCCTTGTGGATTGACTAAATAGAATTCTAAACCAATTATAGGCGGCCTCCCTTTAACCCCTTTGGCATAAACTTTATCATAGTCAAATTCAAGTTTTGTGCCTTTCAATTCAATCAAAGGCTCTTTGAAAATATTATAAAGCAGATCCTTTGTATTGTTTTTGTATTTCTTCTCACAGTCCATCCAACCCCTTAATTCTTCAAGCGAAACATACCATTTTTCCCCCTTCTGTAATATATCCTCAAATCCTGAAAGAATCTCCCAGATACGCACAGAATACCATGAAGTAAAATTCTTTAATTGACCCCTCTCATATCGAGTATAATGAGCAACTTGCACGAAATATGGCTCTAAAACTGGATTGATTGCTATAGTGATCATTCCGTCTTTATATGCTGTTTCAAAACCATCCTTAACCTCTGTTTTTGTAGTGTCAAGCAAATGACGAGGGGCAAAATATTTTTTTTCTAAGTCTTGAATGAGCCAAGAAGTACTTGCCAAATCTGTAAAAGCTTTCCTCGTTATATCATAAGCACTTCCACTATCAGAGTAATTAACCACTTCTGAAACGTGCATTTGATAAAAGGGCTTTAAAGTAAGATCATTATCATGAATTTGACCTAAAACATTATCCATTATCCGTTTTG
The window above is part of the Marivirga tractuosa DSM 4126 genome. Proteins encoded here:
- a CDS encoding replication initiation protein, which translates into the protein MAHKDKRSPQISIPMEYPEKELKEIAKQHWNITFAKQKKVSVVAKRIMDNVLGQIHDNDLTLKPFYQMHVSEVVNYSDSGSAYDITRKAFTDLASTSWLIQDLEKKYFAPRHLLDTTKTEVKDGFETAYKDGMITIAINPVLEPYFVQVAHYTRYERGQLKNFTSWYSVRIWEILSGFEDILQKGEKWYVSLEELRGWMDCEKKYKNNTKDLLYNIFKEPLIELKGTKLEFDYDKVYAKGVKGRPPIIGLEFYLVNPQGLKPASKILEEWIEKTPEQDREKKRRCIEKGREWKISDENLVKCLPIIKEAGAWKLYKQFSEKDNARGTEKKIQDKKAFCNSAMLIAAGLKKPK